The genome window GAAGATTTAGCAGAGTTTGTACGAATTGTATCCACTCAGGCAAGAGTTACACATTTTATTGTTCATGCACGAATTGCAATTCTGGGTGGGCTCAGTCCCAAAGAGAATAGAACTATTCCTCCCTTGCGATATGAGGATGTCTATCGCCTAAAACAAGATTTTCCTCAGTTACGAATTGAGATGAATGGAGGAATTTTAAACTTAGGTCAAGCCGTTGATGTGATGAAAACTGATTCTATTGATAGTGTGATGATCGGGCGAGCTGCATATGATAATCCTTTTATATTCTTAAATGTAGATCGACTTTTTGATTCCAATAATCATTGGATCGGAAAAGAACTAGAACAATCAAAAGTTGAGACAAGATCATTCGATGGAACTACGAAATTGCAATCTTCAATTGCAAAAGACGGAGTTACCGCTATAGCACAGCTGCAAATGGAAGATACAATTCCTAAAAATACGATTCGATCTGATGCATCTAGTCATGATCAAATGGAATCACATACTTTGGATTTAGTTTCCTTGACAGAGCAAATCGAAAACTATTTGGAAGAGCATGTTCGATCTGGCGGCCATGTTCACCAAGTCTTACGTCATGCAATTGGGTTCTTTCATGGTTTGCCTGGCAGTCGACAATATCGAAGATATCTGTCCGAACATATGCATAGGGAAAAGTCAGCGGTCGATTTATTTCGTCGTGCAGTCCAGGTTATGGCGACCTGAGGATAGCTGAGGACGGGGCTTAAGCCCAGTCCTCTTAAAAATCAATTGAATCCCAAAATAAAGATAAGCACTAAACTTTTACTAGATACATTTCCAATGACAAATTGAACCAACCTTTCGTCAAATTTAGTTCTTTAACTGCAATTATGTGATCTGAAACATTTGAACCTAATTACAGAATATCTATCCCTTTT of Leptospira sp. GIMC2001 contains these proteins:
- the dusA gene encoding tRNA dihydrouridine(20/20a) synthase DusA; translation: MNESLLFPISIAPMMEWTDRHYRFLMRNFTKRTILYTEMVTAEAIIRGNRDKLLGKGEDNPVVLQIGGDDPEKIYKASSFAKDYGYDSVNLNVGCPSDRVQNGNFGACLMKDPRLVSELMIAMREGSQLESTVKHRIGIDGKESYEDLAEFVRIVSTQARVTHFIVHARIAILGGLSPKENRTIPPLRYEDVYRLKQDFPQLRIEMNGGILNLGQAVDVMKTDSIDSVMIGRAAYDNPFIFLNVDRLFDSNNHWIGKELEQSKVETRSFDGTTKLQSSIAKDGVTAIAQLQMEDTIPKNTIRSDASSHDQMESHTLDLVSLTEQIENYLEEHVRSGGHVHQVLRHAIGFFHGLPGSRQYRRYLSEHMHREKSAVDLFRRAVQVMAT